The stretch of DNA tttcaaatcgagtagttttggagccttaaggctaaaaataaaaactttcttatttattaatattacaagcaatataaaaaaaacattatgatCCGAAACAGTTCTCAAGCACTTGCGTCAAGAACTTTCTAAATTCTGTGAGTTGAGTTAAGTATTTTGGTAGgtgaatccgattagactggaagccgaccccaacatagttaggaaaaggctcgggagatgatgagctACTTACTTGTACAAGAATTTCGAAAATCCACAGCAATCGTACAATGTTTGTCATTTAAACAGTCGTCGGTTTCGTTTTGTTCTGAAACTAAATAATCACAATTTTACATTATCCTTCTTAAGTCCGTAAGAAAATGCCTCCTAGACTCCAaattgctttgtgaaagtttcttaaacctATGGTGTATCAATCACTCTCTGTTATTTGAATACTTACTGGATCGCAAGCTATTTTTCGGTTGTCCTTGGGCTATGTTCACGGTGGTACATGCATAGTTAGAGTCGTACTTTTCAAAAAGTAGCAATTGAATAGAATGATATGAGTTTTGCGTCGCTATTGTATCGATTATAATATGCCATATATCCCAACGTGAGATTTCAAATTTGTTTATTACGcctgaaaatacataaaaacaccTAAAATAGATGTAGTCTCATGTTAACCGACAACTTTAAcgtcagtttttttaaataactgtttATACTATGAATTTTTAATAGAACACACGGCATGGCGGAACTTCAAGCTAGCGATTAATtacgtcaaaaattatcaaatgacccctcctgctgtgggttagcagcggtgagggagtgtcagactcttactgactaaaaccgtcgtgttcgtcgtaggccttttatgtgccagggccgcggtaactctttcgaacaatcccgcagccccggcagaccttggccctactgggagCCGCTGGGGCTATGACACTACTAGACTATATAACGAGGCGTTTTGGCTGTGTTTATAGTAGGCACACTGTTAGCAGTCTGATAGGTACTTTAACTTCTAATATTGTGATCCTGTGAGCTAGTTTAGGCCATCAATATAAGTGTATTTTACTTACTTTTCTCGCCAGCATTAACAGAGAAGTAATACACATTCGGCGGTATATTGAGCATTGCAATATCCATGTTCAGTACATCATTCactttgaatttgaaattgtatGGAGTTTTTAGAATATATACATCTGAAACAGAAATTTAGCGTGTCAGTGTTTTGAGATGGTAAGAAACGGAACTTGGTTTATTAGAGGAAATATATGACACTTAagctcgtggtggcctagtgggtaaaggaccaacctctcaagtatgagggcgcgggttcaatcccaggtcaggcaagtaccaatgtaacttttctaagtttgtatgtactttctaagtatacctgTCTTAGACACCGTTGgctgtgtttcgaatggcacgttaaactataggtcccggctgtcattgaacatccttggcagtcgttacgagtattcagaagccagtaagtctgacaccaatttAACCAatggttacccgggtaacttggttgaggaggtcaggcaggcagtcgcttcttgtaaagcactggtactcagctgaatccggttagactggaagccgaccccaacaagattgggaaaaaggctcggaggatgatgatgattatgacacttgaaatatttgcaaaatCGGATAGGTTAGTTATCGGACTATGTTAATATACTATTTATTGCTATATCATACATCGGAGATGGTGACCACAGGTACATTTGCTGATGACACTGCGATCCTGGCCTCTCATAGCGACCCGATTACCGCTTCAAAATTACTTCAAACCGGTTTAAACGAATTATCCCACTGGCTCAAAAAATGGCGTATAAAAGCGAACGAGACCAAGTCTGTGAACGTCGTTTTCACGTTAAGAAGAGGGAGCTGCCCCGCAGTGTCACTCAACAACATAGAAGTCCCACAAGCTGAAAGTGTAAAATATCTTGGCCTGCACTTGGACAAGAGGCTTACTTGGCAGAaacacatatttacaaaaaggaAACAACTTGGCATCCAAACTAGGAAACTCTATTGGCTCATTGGCAAGAAATCACAACTTTctcttgaaaataaaattctactatATAAGGCCGTTCTGAAACCTATATGGGCATACGGTATACAGCTGTGGGGTACTGCATCGCACTCCAACATTGAAATTCTGCAACGATTTCAAAACAAATTGCTACGGATGATAACCAATGCCCCTTGGTTCATACCAAACGAACTACTTCACCACGACCTAAGAATGCCTACAGTAAGGGAGGAAATAGCACGCTATACAAATTCATATAAGTTACGGATATCGAAACATCCAAACCGCCTCGCCCGGCCCCTTATGGACGAAGAGCTACAAATACGACGACTAAAGCGAAGAATCCCCCAAGATTTGGTCCAATCACAGTAACATATCACTGTCTCAGCTGATGAGGATGTAACATAGGTTACATACCACGCAAGCCATTAGAAGCACATCCTACATACTTCTGAATGTCCCAGAGAAGGAGACAGATTgtagtaatataaaaaaaaaaaaaaaaaaaaaaatattgctatatAAAGGGGTTCAATTTTACTACTTGTCCTTCTAGGGTCACAGTGTGCGGTGGTACAAAGTTAGGGATAATTCGATTTTAATTAAGGAAAAAACTAAAGCTATGTTATAAAAAAAGACTTCATTGAGGGATAGAAagagctagttaaaaataagaaaacaacTTACTATAATCCGAAGCACAAACCACATATACAGGGAGTAACAAGAAAAGAGAATAAACTGCTAAAGAATTCATCTCAACGTTAAACTAAGTTCACAGTATCACAATAACAATTATAAGCAATTACACACTTCA from Helicoverpa zea isolate HzStark_Cry1AcR chromosome 28, ilHelZeax1.1, whole genome shotgun sequence encodes:
- the LOC124643823 gene encoding uncharacterized protein LOC124643823, translated to MNSLAVYSLFLLLPVYVVCASDYNVYILKTPYNFKFKVNDVLNMDIAMLNIPPNVYYFSVNAGEKSVINKFEISRWDIWHIIIDTIATQNSYHSIQLLLFEKYDSNYACTTVNIAQGQPKNSLRSISEQNETDDCLNDKHCTIAVDFRNSCTSK